From a region of the Dunckerocampus dactyliophorus isolate RoL2022-P2 chromosome 20, RoL_Ddac_1.1, whole genome shotgun sequence genome:
- the lpcat1 gene encoding lysophosphatidylcholine acyltransferase 1 isoform X1, with the protein MNSSGSRPSRWGRNPFVHNLKLSVTDKITIGLMSVTVFPVRLLMVSFLMLLAWPFAFVASLGRSEFVVESQSWWRCFVDLALRVIMRAMWFCGGFHWIKVKGEQAAPSEAPILTVAPHSTYFDAIPVTFTMCSIVAKLESSSIPVWGTLMKYIRPVFVFRSDHDSRRQTVEEIKRRVQSGGEWPQIMIFPEGTCTNRSSLILFKAGAFIPGFPVQPVVLRYPNKLDTTSWTWRGPGAFKILWLTLCQPHNSMEVEYLPVYTPSDEEKENPSLFASNVRKIMAKALELPLTDLSFEDREVSFAQGPLRAYNPSSLLEFNHLVRRLGLKTTESLLKEQVSRVRKLREHQLSLEDLALFVHVPVSVTLKQVHSLFGQNEEGQIDIRHYVIALSTIHRPSRAMETLKMAFQMYENEDSGHVHEHELAAMLEIMLGVKEVELSMVFMSLDGPDTGKITYDELRCFIAEHPRFVQDYLDFKDHPRHFCVRPRNTCNGQTCDKDN; encoded by the exons ATGAACtcgtcgggcagtcgaccatcCAGATGGGGGAGGAACCCTTTCGTCCACAATTTGAAATTAAGCGTGACAGACAAAATAACG ATTGGACTGATGTCTGTTACAGTGTTTCCAGTGCGACTACTCATGGTGTCCTTCCTCATGCTGCTAGCGTGGCCCTTCGCCTTCGTGGCCTCGCTGGGACGCTCCGAGTTTGTGGTTGAGTCGCAGTCATGGTggagatg TTTCGTAGACCTAGCCCTGCGTGTCATCATGCGAGCCATGTGGTTCTGTGGAGGCTTCCATTGGATTAAAGTGAAAGGGGAACAGGCGGCGCCTTCCGAGGCCCCCATCCTCACCGTGGCGCCACACTCCACCTACTTTGACGCTATCCCAGTCACCTTCACCATGTGCTCCATTGTTGCCAAACTGGAGAGTAGTAGTATTCCCGTCTGGGGAA CTTTGATGAAGTACATCAGACCAGTGTTTGTGTTCCGCTCGGATCACGACTCTAGGAGACAAACTGTTGAGGAGATCAAGAGGAGAGTGCAGTCCGGAGGGGAGTGGCCTCAG ATCATGATATTTCCAGAGGGCACTTGCACAAACAGGTCGAGCCTCATCTTATTCAAGGCTG GTGCCTTCATCCCAGGATTCCCAGTACAACCAGTAGTGTTGCGGTACCCAAACAAACTG GATACGACTTCATGGACGTGGCGAGGACCCGGCGC GTTCAAGATCCTTTGGCTCACTCTGTGCCAGCCTCATAATTCTATGGAGGTAGAG TACCTGCCTGTTTATACTCCATCTGATGAGGAGAAGGAAAATCCAAGTCTGTTTGCCAGTAATGTCAGAAAAATCATGGCAAA AGCGTTGGAGTTGCCGCTCACGGATCTGTCCTTCGAGGACCGAGAGGTCAGCTTTGCACAGGGGCCCCTGCGTGCCTACAACCCCAGCAGCCTGCTGGAGTTTAACCACCTGGTGCGCCGCTTGGG GCTTAAGACCACAGAGAGCTTGTTAAAGGAGCAGGTCAGCAGAGTCAGGAAGCTGCGGGAACATCAGCTCAGTTTGGAGGACTTGGCCCTCTTCGTCCACGTGCCTGTTTCAGTTACACTCAAGCAAGTCCACAGCCTCTTCGGCCAG AACGAAGAAGGACAGATAGACATCAGACACTATGTTATTGCCTTGTCTACTATTCACCGACCATCAAGAGCAATGGAGACCCTCAAGATGGCCTTCCAG ATGTACGAGAATGAGGACAGCGGCCACGTCCACGAGCATGAACTCGCCGCCATGTTAGAAATAATGTTGGGGGTGAAAGAAGTGGAGCTCTCCATGGTGTTTATGTCGCTCGACGGGCCAGACACTGGCAAGATCACATATG ATGAACTTCGCTGTTTCATAGCAGAGCATCCACGCTTCGTCCAGGACTACCTTGATTTTAAAGACCACCCTCGCCATTTCTGTGTCCGCCCGCGTAACACTTGCAATGGACAGACCTGCGACAAAGACAACTGA
- the ndufs6 gene encoding NADH dehydrogenase [ubiquinone] iron-sulfur protein 6, mitochondrial, with the protein MAAALARVLSFSKNVKAFVSPLRLSVVPLQHYTLDVSSTGETITHTGQVFDEKDPRRARFVGRQKEVNKNFAIKLVAEEAVTDMEDRVVSCDGGGGALGHPKVYINLDKDTKVGTCGYCGLQFKQKHHH; encoded by the exons ATGGCGGCTGCTCTAGCAAGAGTCTTGTCCTTCAGTAAAAATGTTAAAGCGTTTGTTTCTCCTTTGAGGCTCTCTGTTGTACCTTTACAGCACTACACATTAGATGTCTCCAGCACCGGCGAGACTATCACACACACTGGACAA GTATTCGACGAAAAAGACCCAAGGAGAGCTCGTTTCGTTGGCAGACAGAAAGAG GTGAACAAGAATTTTGCCATTAAGTTGGTGGCTGAAGAAGCAGTGACTGACATGGAGGACCGTGTGGTGTCATGTGATGGAGGCGGAGGAGCGCTGGGGCACCCCAAAGTCTACATTAATCTG GATAAAGATACTAAAGTGGGCACATGTGGCTACTGTGGATTACAGTTCAAGCAGAAGCATCATCACTGA
- the lpcat1 gene encoding lysophosphatidylcholine acyltransferase 1 isoform X2, with the protein MSVTVFPVRLLMVSFLMLLAWPFAFVASLGRSEFVVESQSWWRCFVDLALRVIMRAMWFCGGFHWIKVKGEQAAPSEAPILTVAPHSTYFDAIPVTFTMCSIVAKLESSSIPVWGTLMKYIRPVFVFRSDHDSRRQTVEEIKRRVQSGGEWPQIMIFPEGTCTNRSSLILFKAGAFIPGFPVQPVVLRYPNKLDTTSWTWRGPGAFKILWLTLCQPHNSMEVEYLPVYTPSDEEKENPSLFASNVRKIMAKALELPLTDLSFEDREVSFAQGPLRAYNPSSLLEFNHLVRRLGLKTTESLLKEQVSRVRKLREHQLSLEDLALFVHVPVSVTLKQVHSLFGQNEEGQIDIRHYVIALSTIHRPSRAMETLKMAFQMYENEDSGHVHEHELAAMLEIMLGVKEVELSMVFMSLDGPDTGKITYDELRCFIAEHPRFVQDYLDFKDHPRHFCVRPRNTCNGQTCDKDN; encoded by the exons ATGTCTGTTACAGTGTTTCCAGTGCGACTACTCATGGTGTCCTTCCTCATGCTGCTAGCGTGGCCCTTCGCCTTCGTGGCCTCGCTGGGACGCTCCGAGTTTGTGGTTGAGTCGCAGTCATGGTggagatg TTTCGTAGACCTAGCCCTGCGTGTCATCATGCGAGCCATGTGGTTCTGTGGAGGCTTCCATTGGATTAAAGTGAAAGGGGAACAGGCGGCGCCTTCCGAGGCCCCCATCCTCACCGTGGCGCCACACTCCACCTACTTTGACGCTATCCCAGTCACCTTCACCATGTGCTCCATTGTTGCCAAACTGGAGAGTAGTAGTATTCCCGTCTGGGGAA CTTTGATGAAGTACATCAGACCAGTGTTTGTGTTCCGCTCGGATCACGACTCTAGGAGACAAACTGTTGAGGAGATCAAGAGGAGAGTGCAGTCCGGAGGGGAGTGGCCTCAG ATCATGATATTTCCAGAGGGCACTTGCACAAACAGGTCGAGCCTCATCTTATTCAAGGCTG GTGCCTTCATCCCAGGATTCCCAGTACAACCAGTAGTGTTGCGGTACCCAAACAAACTG GATACGACTTCATGGACGTGGCGAGGACCCGGCGC GTTCAAGATCCTTTGGCTCACTCTGTGCCAGCCTCATAATTCTATGGAGGTAGAG TACCTGCCTGTTTATACTCCATCTGATGAGGAGAAGGAAAATCCAAGTCTGTTTGCCAGTAATGTCAGAAAAATCATGGCAAA AGCGTTGGAGTTGCCGCTCACGGATCTGTCCTTCGAGGACCGAGAGGTCAGCTTTGCACAGGGGCCCCTGCGTGCCTACAACCCCAGCAGCCTGCTGGAGTTTAACCACCTGGTGCGCCGCTTGGG GCTTAAGACCACAGAGAGCTTGTTAAAGGAGCAGGTCAGCAGAGTCAGGAAGCTGCGGGAACATCAGCTCAGTTTGGAGGACTTGGCCCTCTTCGTCCACGTGCCTGTTTCAGTTACACTCAAGCAAGTCCACAGCCTCTTCGGCCAG AACGAAGAAGGACAGATAGACATCAGACACTATGTTATTGCCTTGTCTACTATTCACCGACCATCAAGAGCAATGGAGACCCTCAAGATGGCCTTCCAG ATGTACGAGAATGAGGACAGCGGCCACGTCCACGAGCATGAACTCGCCGCCATGTTAGAAATAATGTTGGGGGTGAAAGAAGTGGAGCTCTCCATGGTGTTTATGTCGCTCGACGGGCCAGACACTGGCAAGATCACATATG ATGAACTTCGCTGTTTCATAGCAGAGCATCCACGCTTCGTCCAGGACTACCTTGATTTTAAAGACCACCCTCGCCATTTCTGTGTCCGCCCGCGTAACACTTGCAATGGACAGACCTGCGACAAAGACAACTGA